CTTCAACTCGTTTTTTTTCTATGGGAAAATATTTGTCTAGGTAAAAAAAGATATTCTAGAGTAAAAAAAAGATATGTAATAGGTGAAAAGGAAATATTATAGATAAAAAaagagttttagtaaaaaaaaatagagtGAAAAAAAGGAAGGTTTAAAGGTAAAactttaaaaaccagaaaaaatgtTACGTCAACTCAGTATCCGTAAAGCGTAAATTTATACGGTTATTGAGTAGtcgtgtgatttcccttccctacaagtGAGATCAGATGTGATCCTCCATGTAGGCAAATGGGTGGATATCTATGCTTGTAGGGATATGGGAGACCATAGTAGATGATTTTTGGAAATTTTGAGAAATAGTGAGGAATAGGAAAGGGATGAAGagcaccatagtgctagctctaaaGGTTATTAACCTCGAGTGAAATCTTACCCCACTGTTTGGAACAGTTTCTAGCTTTTGATAGAAGATATTAGGACAGGTGGGATCCCCACTTTTCTTCTAAAAATGAACTTTCAGGGAGCATCCACAGTGGGGAACTGAATAATAATTTATCCTAAATGCAAAATACAAAATAGGAATCTCAGGCGTCAACCATGTTGTACAATGAGTGAAGTATAAAACAAGGCCAGTAAAAAGTTTAAAACCCCACGCTGTTTTAAACACTGCCTAACGTCAACTAATATTTTTCACTTTTTAGGTGGTGTTTAGAGATCCGCTTGAGAGTTGGTATATAAGTGTACCATTGGAGTTTAGCAAAAATGGTACAGATTGCATTTTGCCATACCCATTGCTGGCCTTTATATGGCAGGTATGGGATTATACACTACCCTTGGTGATGCTCTAATTGAGTTAACTAATAGTTAGGCAATAAGTAATACTCGAAGCGCACTGTATAATCTCGATGTTAGTCGCATGCTTAGCGCTTTCACCCACAGAGCGAGCAGGTGGGATCCCCTAAAAATGAACTTTCTAGCTGTTTGTAATCGAGTTAATTAACTAATAATTAGACAATAACCAATAAGTTTCTCTTAATCTTGATGTTAGTCACATGTTTAGCCCTTTCTAGCCAGTGAGCCAGCAAAGCCAAGGTGTTCTTATCTTCACTACTCCCAAATTCTTCCAGTTGACTTATCTAATCATTAATTAGCATTAACAATAAATGCAAACCTAGCTTAAAACTTCGCCAGATTTAGTGTAGTACAGGTTTGGCTGAGTTGCTTCTTTGAACTCTCTTCCATTCCAAGATGTTGTCTGCTGGGTTTTGTTAATGAACTTTTGGTTTTGCCGAGCAAAAATAAAACGGAAaattggtcatttgtccaaatatttttaaaacatcgTTCAaatggatgaaactggatgcatcctgatgtaaattaaaaataagaaaaagtatttaaaaatgggtaggatgaaactgtttacatcctggctatatttatatttttgtctatttaaacagtatcaaaatctaaatgtctttttcacccaggaattgttgattttgatctttttaatcaattttgtgaaaataaaaTGCTTGGAACTTTATTAACTCCAACTGTAATTAGCACCGACTGACTGAAGTATTTTCCCCTATTATTTTTGGGGAGATCGTCCTGGCCTGTACTTGTTTTAGTCGATGAATGAattatcaatattatctttcccatGAATCATTATAGTTCTTGTCAATCAACCTGCATGTTGCACATGCATGAGCCTTAAATTCAGGTGACATTGAAACCATGCATATGTAAAGAAAACACGATCTATATGCCAATCAAATTCATCAAACACCCAAGACGGAAAGACAGACGAAGAGGAAGCACACGTACTGATTCGAAAACCGAGAATGAACAGATTCtttatgatgatgataatgatgctaCTGCTGTCGATGATGAACAGCggcagctgcagcagcagtaATAGTGGTAGTAGCAGCAATGTGAAGCTATTTGATTCACAATGCCACCTTCAGGATCCAAGAATATACAATCTTCCCCCTCAAATCATTCAAACAGCTATTGAATACGGTGTCACTCACTTTGCAGTGAATGGTGTGTCTGAATATGATTGGATTTTGGTGAAAAAGATGAGTGAGGATTATCCTTCATCTGTCATTCCCTGCTTTGGTCTCCATCCCTGGTTAGTTACTACCTCTAGTTCAACTTTAGGTACATCTTGCACAAACTTTAGTATACATGACTACCAAATAGCAAGGTTTCTCTGACTTAATTCTTTGTACTTTATACAATGCACCGAATGAATGGACCAGGTTTATTACAAATAGAACTTCGAATTGGTATAACACTTTGAGGGACTTCTTTAATTCCACCCCTTCCACTACAGTCGGTGAGGTAGGTCACTTTTAACTACTCCTATCAGTGTTGATATATGGACGATATGATAATTTTTTCTATATATAAGTACTTATTGAACAATATGCAGGTACTCCGATTAGTTTTTACTTTATTAAGTTGCATTTTTGTTCGCTTCGTGTTTGCATATGTATCTGAATATTTAGATTGGTTTGGACAAAAGCCCCCTTGCGCAGCAATTTGATTTCAATGATCAGGTATTTTTCTAATCTCATCATATATAACAGTACTGTCATCAAGCTTATTTCATCCTTTCGTTATATGCATTTTCTTGTGTATTTCCTTGAGACTGATGCTAACTTATATATACTGAAAAAACCTTTATGAACACTTCAAGACTTGCACTACTATTACTTCGTTTAAGCTAGGCTGTTATATATTGCATAATAAGGCTACTAACAGGAtcatgtaatagcaaacatgaCAATTATCAGAAGTCTTTCATCTTTGTCAATATGTAGTTTTTGTTTTGGCGAGTTATCATAGTATATCTTACATGATCCTATTATAATTTTTTCTATCTCAGGTTCAAATTTTCACTCAGCAACTTGCACTATCCAAAGAGTTAAGAAACCAGTTTCCGTCCATTGTCTTCTTGCCTTTGACGAACTTAAAGAAATAATGCAGtatgttttcttttttataaaCAACTACTTTGGACTATTGCATGAATGTCTTCCCTTGGACTTGTATACCCAAGATTTATTTCTCTTATACGTAGCACATCAATTACTATTGCTGCTTGTTATACCTATACGTTTTTCTTTTAGATATAGCTAGGTTTACAATCCTCTTGTAACATCATATATATCGTTCACTTGAAGGTCTATCGGCCCCTTCCCTGCAGGGGTGATTCTTCACTCCTACGCGGGATCAGCAGAACTGGTTCCGACTCTGACAAAGCTTGGTGCTTATTTTTCGTTTTCTGGACATAATATGAATTCGGAACCTCAGAAGACAAAGGAAATACTGAAATCGGTTAGTTAACCTGTTCCTCTACTTGGCCTTAATTGATTATTAAACCAAGATTCAACAAATTCCTTTTCCAGAAGGGATTTTTTTTCTAATACACCACCTTTTGGTGGTTCAAAACAATATATAGATCCCTATTGAGAGGTTTTTATTGAAGTCAGACGCACCTGATGCCCTACCAAGGTCAATGAATGATACATATAATCAACCAGCCAACATTCCTATAGTGAGTACTCTTTCATTTTCTGTATATTCTTATCCGATTCTATTGCTCAATCTGAGTAACAGCATGCAAGGAGAAAAACAAAAGTGGCAGTTTCGTGACCAAAAGACCCAGTATTCTTTTACAAATCCTAGATTATTGTTTGGGTTTTATGATTAAGTAGTGACATGTTAATTcacttgtttcaggtacttagaTATGTTGCTTCCATGCTTGAGATGCCAGAGCAACAGCTTGCAGCACTCCCCAACAGAAATGCGTTACACTTGTTCTCTTCTTATCCGGGTTCAAAATTGAACTAACGTCGACAGTGGCAGACCCAGGAGAGGACGTCCCTCGCATGTAGTCTGAGGTAGTTTTCAAGTAACTGTGCTTTCAGATACAGCACTATCCTGGGTGATTTTCTAGAAAGTTGTGTAGTATATTTTTGTCAAATAAGTTCATCACCGCAAGCACAACTGAGATGTGGTCCTAAAGTGGTCTTTGGACGTGAATCGTGAGTGGCCGGGGGTCAATCCTTTTGTGgtctattttatttttcatttgctTCTGTGGTTTTCAATTACCGCATAAACCAATCTTTGAACTCCCTTCTTGAGGTTGTTCCTTTCTTAATTTATTTACTCATTTCCGTTCACTTTATACTCCTGCAAAACAACTCATTAGTTAAAAAATATGGATTAGCATTGATTTAGAAGGGGTAGCCGGAGGTGGATCTCtctttgacaataaataaatataatgaatGATGATTAAGATATCATACAACAGATACAACTTCATCACATCAATTAGATTTTTATGCGGTCTTTTATCTGTGAAAGTGAATATTCACGACCGACGGCTGAAGGAGCGTGTGCTGGATGGAAAGTGCAAGCGGCAAAATTGGGTGGAAGAGGAACGAAGAGATCTTTTTCGTTTGACCGTCAGCTCCACCAGCTTCTGGACCTATTTAAAATTTCAAAGACAGCAGTAAACAAATCAGTACAGTTAAAGTTTAAGGAACAAAGCTGAGAAAGTTACCGCTCATCATTGCCAACGACCAAGTATGTGGTATTCAAGGCAGCCTTGAGTGCAACTATCCAGACTCTATAGTGTAGAAAAAATtgtattttgtttttcaaaatcagGATAGCGATGCAGGTCTATTCCAGCCCTGGAACGACTCAATCGCCCAGGTGTCAATGATTTCCATAACGTGAATGTGTGGGAATAAGTTTGGTTTCAGAATTTTTACAATCCACCAAGGGTGTACGCTTTGTACGCTATTGTTGTCAGGACTGAAAGCTGAGTTGGAAAAGATACACACCTGGTTTTATCTTGAACTTGAGGGTGTTTGGGTGCCTTCTTGAAATAAACTTGATTGGGTGCTCCGTAGATTGCCTATGGCGGTCCGTTGCAGAGATGAGCTGCAGTAGCAGAATGATTCCAACAGTCGAGCATCATTACTTAAAAGAGATTGATATGGCATAACAAttgaaaatggaacaaatttaaacttaaaactcTGATTCTATTTGTGAGTGAGAAAAGGAAGAAACAGAGACGAATAAATACATAGACAAGTAGATAACCAATATCTATTCCTCATATGATCATATCAGACCTTTTCATCAAATCTAAAgagtgattggtcaaaataaggAGAAGGACTCTGGGACTGGCAACTGAAAGGTAAAGAGgtcatcatcttcttcacaaaCTGCAGAACAAAAATAGGATTACTAGAAAATTCCATCATGTAGCGCAAGTATGAGAAATGAATGCATATGGGAGTAATATTATTCGAAAGGCACCCCATGACTAAGATTATTAAGAGTGCAATCAAAACTAAAATCTGAAATTACCAGTGTAAAACTACTAGCTTTGGTTTTACTGCTCCTTAGCTGCTCAAGAGCATATATATTATTGGAGTGAGATGATATGAAGTTCATATACAACAAATTCCTCGATGTTGCGTGGAAGTGGTCACCAAAACGCTCAAACAAGTTATACAGCTCATCAGCTGAATTCTGCAGATAATAGAGATGCACATGTGACTGTTAGAGTTACTAGAATTTACACGAAAAGAACTGATATATAATCCTAACATTTTGCTATAATTTGGACGATTTTTTATGTAGGGCAGACAATACAAATTCAACAAAATAGTATATGGTTACATACGGCCAAGCCATCCATGATGGCTGAATTCGAAGAGtaaagaaaaacacaaaactGAAGACCGGTAATACCTGATAAAATGCAATAAACTCTGTTGTTTCCATGTGATATACAGCAAAAAATGCAGGATGATGATCGGTGTTTCTGGATACCTATAAAATTGGATCAAAGGAAAAGGTGAAGTTGCATGCTACCAAGTTAATATTAAAACAGGTATACAGGTCTTCAACCATGAAACTTCAAAGATGTAAGCTTGCTGCAAAGACACAAGAGATGGGAATCCCACAAATGTTACCccttaacaaaacaaaaaacaaaaaatcttacCCCTCCATCTACACTACCGAACTTGATTAGCAGGTGATGCCGGTCTAAGAACTGTACCTGCTCAGCAAAGTGCAGATTGAAAAACCTAAGTGCAACTTTCTAGCAGATGAAAATGACATGTATAAATGGCAATTGTACAGAAATATAGAAAAAACACAAACCTACCTTCCACATGATCAAATCAACATAATCTTGGAAATGGAAATAGAACTTCTTTAGACCTTGAACCCTCTGAAAAAACAAGGTACACTTAATTCCTGGTTACATTGGACATTCAAAGATTATGTTTGACAGCAAACTACATTGTAGTTTCAAAGATAAATTATAAATAAGTCACCAGCAACTACTATTGTCATTCTAAAACATCATCATGGCCTTAACCCTGAAATCTCAGCAACCTCCTAGTTTCTAGCTCTGACTAGCCATATGTTAGGTGTTCATGGTCATGGTAATGGGTAAGCAAGTCTGTACAACATGCATACTCTAAATAATTCTAGCAGTATATAGAGCAGGATgatatatattaaagaaaaaaaaagatagtgCTTGTGTTTACGCACTTGCTAGCAAGTAAAATATGCATGATACCTAAGCATAAAAAAAAAGATTAGTTATGACAAAAACTTTTAAAACCTGAAACTCAGAAGTAGATTGCATTAGAGATCTCAATAACCAACCAGGCTATAATCTGtttcatcattccatattccacGGAAGATAAAGGAGAGCAACCGCTGTTTGATGCCACTCAGAAAAGAACCCCTTCGCATCTGTTGGGGAAGAATCGAACCATTTTCAGCCTGATTTACCATGTACTGCAATGTATTAGATAAATAGTTAGTTGAAATACTGAAATTAACTAGTTAAAACAGTTCTTATGAGTGAAAGGTTAAGGATTAGCATACAAGATAATGCCAATAAATACAATATAAGGAACTGAGAAAAAACAAGTAAGTTGTTGGAACTTGGTTCAGTTGAAATGAAGAGCTTTAAGATCAACGGAAGCATTCATTGTATTCATTTTTACTCTTTTATCGGCAATACTTGCCTGGGCATGAGAATTGAGGAACAATTCGTCATCTTCACGGCAAAATTCCCCTATAGCTCGCACGTCGACAAGGTTTCCAGAGTCACGAATTTGGAGAATATGTATTGTTTGGTAGCGGAGGGACATGATAGCCAACAAATCATCATACAAAAAAACACCCATGCTATGAGCTAAGTTAACAAAATCATTGGAGAAAATCTTTTCATCCAGTACAACCCCGTCTTCCAATCTGATAGTCACAAATGTACACCAATATAATTTTTTAAGGAATTCAGAATAATGCCTTATGAAACAGAATCAGGAAGTAACACATCATGTAAGTCAATTGATGCCCAAAGAATATCGTGAAGGTCTAGTTAACAAACCTCACAAGGTGAAATGTAATCTTTTCAACAGATGGGACTCCATGAATAGCTCCTTCAACATTAGGTGCATCATAGACTTGTGCAGTTTGAGTGGCAAACAAGCCAAACTGGTTACTCTCGACATATAAGAAGAAGTCTTTACAGATGAACTCATTGCTAGAAGCTAGTGAGACACAATATAGCTGAGTGAAAAAACTTCCAAACCTCCTTGCTTTAGAAGGAAGATCATGAGAATCATCGCAGccgtctttttcttcttcatccttgTAAGAAAAAGAGAGCCATTTTGGTCTGTAAACAATGAGGTCTTGATGATTCCTGCTGAAACTAATTAGGAAGTGACCATCATCTGTGAACTTGCGGAACGAATGATCTGGGAAATCCACATTATATAGGGTATAGCTTGgtactatattctcatagaatctcCTCGCATTATTAACCTGTACCTCGTTAATTCATCCCCAACATCAAATTAAAGCGTCATTCAGTATCATGAGGTATGTTTATGCGTATCTACTATCTCTAGTATTTCAAAATGTAAACCCTAGATAACTGAAtaggtaaaaataaaaaaaataaaatcgtgGAGATTGAGTGCTTACAGCAGTGCCAGGAGCGGGAGTGCGAATTTGGCGATCGAAAATCCTGGATACGATGTTGTTATTCGGCTTGAAGAACATTTAGAATCAGCCAGTAATTAACAATTCTTCTTgaatttgttgttgttggtggtgcccTAACCTAAATTGTAATGCTAATGCTGATGATATTGAAATTGAAGGTAATAATAGGTTTCGGACAACTACTGAGAAGTCGAAAATGAGCATGCCTCTCCGGCGGTTACTCGCCAGATAAAGAAACAAACTTAATTCTGAGAACAATAGCTGCCTTTTTCTTCTACGATAATTTCTCCAATCGTTAACGGAGAATTGCAGAGAGAGTGAGAgcgattttgtttcctttttatttttccaGACAGACAACCAGTACGAATTTTACTGATATTATCCACTTTATCGtatttttttctccatttttttttctttttacggaAAGGAAAGATCGAAGATGTGTACCGGAGTCAACAAACCCCACAGTCCATACCCGACCCTGGTCGGACGTTTATATGTACTGTACTATCACCTGCTTTGACTTCCAAAATACACCAACTTTGTTTTCGAAGGAAAGATGGGCTTTAACGAACTCGCGAGCAATGGAAATAATTTTAAGTGCGAGTTCAAAATTGAATTCGCACCCCCAATGATCTTTGGATTACTTAGATCAGACATTATATAATTGTGAACTTAACCAGTTAAATACCCGGCCGTAACTGccatatttttaattaatttttcatataTTTTATTTCGTTATTGTTGGTGTTCACTTATCAGATACCTCTTAATCTCTTATTATTTTCAAATCTGGCGCCAAGTTAGATACCAGTATACCACTTTGACAATGGTTGAAGCTACTGGACTTTTTTGTATTGCGCACTTGGATTCTTAGTAATTAGGTGCTGGTAGGATTAATTCAAATAACGTGGATGGAGTTTCAAACTGTGTACTAAACTTGACTATCAGATTGATGCTACATAAATCAATATAACACGGGAtgacgtttttttttcttttcgggcAAAAATCATTGTAAATAGATCTAGAGTATAGTTCCCAACACAtaaaaatctcaagaaaatcatgTAAAATACTATTGTTTGAGAGAAACAAGTTAATCAAGTACAAATCTCAGAATGAAGTTGTGCATAATAGCGAAGTATGGATGGCAATGGCATGGTAGAATCTCCTACTTGATAGTAGAATTTTGTTGAACAGTTGAGCTGTTTAAGATAGTATTGCCATTTAATGGAGTCGACACTGAAACTCCAAGTGAGAGTGATTCATTGTTAATTTTTTATCAACATCTAAAGCATGCATTGGGGGAACTTCTTCTGTGTCAGTACTAAAAGGAAATTCAAAGGATATTTCTTGTAAATCTAAAACAAATGGATACCTTCAACATCTTCATCTGTATTAGCAAATACATGTCTTGAGAAACTTCGTTTTCGTGGTTTCATTTCTTGGAGCATAAGTTCTTATTTTGGGTATAATTTGTGGAATGTATAAATTTCTAGTTTTTCCAAAAAAGAATAAGAATTATAAGAGAATTAAAAGATCCCAAGGCCAAAATAAGGATTGCGAGTGTTAGAATTTTCTAAAATATTTAGTAAAGATACGCAAGTTTAACTTTAAACAAAATACGGGTCTCTAACTACAATTAAGTTCACAATTAAATGATGTCAGATCTTAGTAATACGACGATTATGAGGCTACGAACTCAGTTTTGAACTCGCGGTGCGAGTTCAAATTTTTTTCCACGAGAAATTATTTTAAGGAGTCAACAAAACAATTAGGATAAAAAATGTTACGTTGTGTGTATATCAAATgaattattttagaatatctaAGAAAATTTGTAAGAACCTGACAAAGCTTTAGAGAAATTATTGGTGGGGAACA
The nucleotide sequence above comes from Papaver somniferum cultivar HN1 chromosome 8, ASM357369v1, whole genome shotgun sequence. Encoded proteins:
- the LOC113301888 gene encoding light-mediated development protein DET1-like → MFFKPNNNIVSRIFDRQIRTPAPGTAVNNARRFYENIVPSYTLYNVDFPDHSFRKFTDDGHFLISFSRNHQDLIVYRPKWLSFSYKDEEEKDGCDDSHDLPSKARRFGSFFTQLYCVSLASSNEFICKDFFLYVESNQFGLFATQTAQVYDAPNVEGAIHGVPSVEKITFHLVRLEDGVVLDEKIFSNDFVNLAHSMGVFLYDDLLAIMSLRYQTIHILQIRDSGNLVDVRAIGEFCREDDELFLNSHAQYMVNQAENGSILPQQMRRGSFLSGIKQRLLSFIFRGIWNDETDYSLRVQGLKKFYFHFQDYVDLIMWKVQFLDRHHLLIKFGSVDGGVSRNTDHHPAFFAVYHMETTEFIAFYQNSADELYNLFERFGDHFHATSRNLLYMNFISSHSNNIYALEQLRSSKTKASSFTLFVKKMMTSLPFSCQSQSPSPYFDQSLFRFDEKLISATDRHRQSTEHPIKFISRRHPNTLKFKIKPGPEAGGADGQTKKISSFLFHPILPLALSIQHTLLQPSVVNIHFHR